GGTTTCAATACCCGCAGGCTCCATGATTGGGACACCATTTTTATCTGCATATTCCTCCATCTCTGTAAGGAGGGCATTCCTCGGCTGTATTAAAGAATCTATATAATTTTGCAGCTCTTGATTTAGCAAGCTGCTTCACCTCTATTCAATGGCTTAAACTCAGCCAGAGTAGATATATTAAAATGACTGTCCGAGCATGAAAAAAATAGCGTTCACAGTTTAAGAGGGTACACCTAAAGGCAATGTTGCCTTACGGGATCATCAGCTAAAAGCTACAACTCCTACTTCTGCAATACACGCTATCAATAAATCTAAGCTCACATTTAGAGCCTTTGCTAGACAGTGACATACTATTGAACCTAGAAAAAAACACTTGTATTATTTTATCACAATAAGAAGGGAAATGCTAACCTTTCTGCATTTCCCTTTAATTTACTGTTATTTTTTATTCGTGATATGTTCATCCACTTTGCGATTATGCTCTGCCAATGTCTTGGAGAACAGCACATCTCCGGTAGAGGTTGCCAGGAAATACATATCATCCGTATCAGCCGGTGCAAGGGCAGCTTCAATTGATATTACCCCAGGATTAGCGATTGGACCAGGTGGCAGACCCTGAATTTTATAGGTATTATAAGGATCATCAATTTCCAGATCCTTGAAGAATACCCGTTCTTTATGTTCGCCGTGTGCGTACAGGACAGTCGGATCTGTTTGCAGCATCATCCCCTCTTCCAGGCGATTGTAGAAGACGCTTGCAATTTTATCGCGATCCACTTTCTCTGTTGCTTCCTCTTCAATCAGTGATGCCATCGTCATCAATTCATGTGTCGTCATTTCCTTTTCTTCCATCTGGCCTCTGAAATCACCAAGCACTTCTTTTGTCTTTGTCAGCATGACCGTAACAATTTCCTCGACAGTCGGCTTTTCAGAATAAAAAGGATAAGTTGCAGGGAACAGATAGCCTTCAAGTGGATACTTCACATTTTCTTTCAGGATATCTTCTGTGAGAACATCAGGGTATTTGCCCATCAATTTATTGATGAATTCCTTATCGTTCAGCTGTTTGAAAATCTCTTCCTCATCCTGCTGTGTCTTTTCGGCAATAATACCCGCAATCTGCTTTAATTGCTTACCCTCAGGAATCGTGATTTTCATGACAACTTCTTGCATGACCTTCCCAGTTTTCAAGCTTGTGACGATTTCAGGAAGCGTCATGGAAGGTTTCATTTTATAGTCGCCCGCCATAAAGCCAGCTTCGTTTTTGAACTTCACATAATATTTAAAGACTCGAGCATCTCTGATGATTCCCTTATCCTCAAGAATCTGTCCGATACCCGTTGTTGATGAACCGATCGGAATATTGACATCGACTGTTTTCTTGCTGTTTGCATCCACCGGCTTCAAGGCTTCTTTAATATAGTAATAGCCACCCCCGCCAATTGCCCCAATGAGCAGAATAGCCATGATGGAAGTGATGAAAACAATCTTCCTCACAATTCTCGCTTCCTTTTGCTGCTCTACTAACTTCTCAGTAATCAGCTTCTTTTTATCTGTTTTTATATTTTTTTCGTCAGACATAAGTTCCCCCTCCAGTTAACAATACGAACTTCCTGGATACTCCCTATTAACACATCTCGAATCATTATACTATATTTTCTATTTTTATTTGCAAATAATTACGAAAAAATACTCATGACGACAAATAAACCGAGGATTCGACAGGCAAACCAGGAGGAACACATAATACTATCGAGTGGTTGTTTGTAGGTGGAGGCCAATACTGTGCGTAAAAAATGGTCTATTGGACAATTTCCAGTGGTACTCCCTTCTGTTTGTCCGATAGGGCCCTTTTATCGGTCACTTTCTCTGGTTTCTTCTCTCCGTTTGTCCGATAGACCCCTTCTATCGGACATTTTAACTGATTTCTTCCCTCTGTTTGTCCGATAGAGCCACTCTATCGGACACTTTCTCTGGTTTCTTCTCTCAATTTGTCCGATAGACCCTTCCTATCGGACATTTACATTGTTTTCTTCACTCTATTTGTCCAATAGAGTCTTGCTACGGTCTCTTTCTAGTGATTCTTCTTCCTGTTTATCACATTGTCCTATCCACAAAAAAAAAGACCAGGCATCATCCGCCTGGTCCCTGTTCTACTATTTTATTCTTCGTCCTGCTCAGCAAGGAATGTTTCCAGCATTTCCTCGATCATGTCCCATTCTGCGTCAGTTTCGATTGGCATTAGTTCGCCATCTTCGTTGTCTTCAGAAGGTGTGAATGCAGATGCATGGATTTCGATTTCTTCGTCATCGTTATCCTCTGCACCTACTGGATAATAAAGCACATATGATTTACCGAATTCTTCAGAATCAAATGTGAAAAGTACTTCGCATAATTGTTCGTTGCCGTTTTCGTCTACTACTGTAATGTTGTTTTCGCCGTGATCCATTGTAGTCACCTCAATTTAATTTTGGCTATTTAAAAAGCCTTGTAAAATCATTACTGCAGCCATTTTATCAATGACCTTTTTTCTTTTTTTGCGGCTCATGTCCGCCTCTAGCAAAACTCGCTCGGCAGCCACTGTCGTCAGGCGCTCGTCCCAAAGAATGGCAGGGACTCCGAACCTTTCCTCCAATTCACGTGCATAGAATTGGCTAGCCTCTCCGCGCGGGCCAATAGTGCCATTCATGTTTTTAGGCAGCCCGACGACAACTTTGCCGACTTCGTACTCTTTTATTATTTTACCAATTTCATCAAAACCAAACACATTTTCTTCTTCGTTGATTTTCAATGTTTCAAGACCCTGAGCCGTCCATCCTAGTTCATCACTCAGGGCAATGCCGACTGTTTTCGAGCCAACATCGAGTCCCATGATCCGCAATTTATTTCCCCTCTCGCTGGTTCCTTAGATAGGATTTAACCAGTTCCTCGATAATTTCATCCCGCTCCAACTTGCGGATGATGTTGCGGGCATCCCGATGGCGGGGAATATAGGCCGGGTCGCCAGAGAGCAAATAACCGACAATCTGGTTGATTGGGTTATAACCTTTTTCCTGCAATGCTTCGTACACCTGAAGCAGGACTTCATTTGCATCATGCTCAAAAGGCTCTTCGGGAAAATTAAATCTCATCGTCTTGTCAAACGAGCTCATCGAATGCACCTCACTTTTAAAAAATGGCCGGTAAAATTTTCTTCAAGATACCTTCATTCTACACTACTTTACTTTTATATCAAATTGATTTTACCCATTCTTCGGCAAATTGAAGCGCATTTTCGAGTTTTGAAGGGTCTTTTCCGCCAGCCTGGGCCATATCTGGACGGCCTCCACCGCCTCCGCCGCAAATTGCTGCTGCTTCCTTGATCAATTTTCCAGCTTGATAGCCTTTCTTGATCAGGTCATCTGTCACAGCGGCAATCAGGTTCACTTTATTGCCGTCAGTCATGCCAAGGAGGATGACTGCTGATCCAAGCTTCTGCTTCAAGTCATCAGCCATATTCCGCAGGCTGTTCATATCAGCCGCTTCAACACGGGTTGCCAGCAATTGAACTCCATTCACTTCTTTGACCTTCGAAGTTAGGCTTCCAGCTTCAATATTACCCAACTTAGCTGAAAGAGATTCATTTTCGCGCTGAAGCTGTTTCATTTCTGCAAGCATTGAGTCAATTCTGTTTGCAACTTCTTTTGGAGATGTCTTTAATTTAGATGCTGCATCCTTCAGAATAGTAATCTGATCATTCAGCACTTTATATGCTGCTTCTCCTGTTACGGCTTCAATCCTTCTTGTTCCTGCACCGATTCCGCCTTCGGATACAATCTTGAACAGGCCGATGACTGATGTGTTTGGAACATGGCACCCGCCGCAAAGCTCAAGGCTGTAGTCGCCAACTTTTACAATGCGGACAATGTCGCCGTATTTTTCACCGAATAATGCCATCGCGCCCATTGCTTTAGCTTCAGCAATCGGCTTGAAGCTCGTTTCGACCTGGATGCTTCTCCAGATTTTTTCATTGACGATTGCCTCTACTTGCTCTAGTTCTTCAGCAGTCACCTGGCCGAAATGAGAGAAGTCGAAACGTAGTCTGTCAGGTTCAACAAGAGAACCAGCCTGGTTTACATGACCTCCAAGCACATCCTTCAATGCCTGGTGGAGCAAGTGTGTTGCTGTGTGGTTCTTGATGATTCGCGCACGATTTTCCTGATCCACTTGAGCTGTGACTTCAATGCCTTTCGTTACCTTGCCTTCTTCCACAACTGCATGGTGAAGGTTTTGTCCGTTCGGAGCTTTCTTTACATCCTTTA
This portion of the Mesobacillus sp. S13 genome encodes:
- a CDS encoding DUF1292 domain-containing protein, encoding MDHGENNITVVDENGNEQLCEVLFTFDSEEFGKSYVLYYPVGAEDNDDEEIEIHASAFTPSEDNEDGELMPIETDAEWDMIEEMLETFLAEQDEE
- the mltG gene encoding endolytic transglycosylase MltG, whose translation is MSDEKNIKTDKKKLITEKLVEQQKEARIVRKIVFITSIMAILLIGAIGGGGYYYIKEALKPVDANSKKTVDVNIPIGSSTTGIGQILEDKGIIRDARVFKYYVKFKNEAGFMAGDYKMKPSMTLPEIVTSLKTGKVMQEVVMKITIPEGKQLKQIAGIIAEKTQQDEEEIFKQLNDKEFINKLMGKYPDVLTEDILKENVKYPLEGYLFPATYPFYSEKPTVEEIVTVMLTKTKEVLGDFRGQMEEKEMTTHELMTMASLIEEEATEKVDRDKIASVFYNRLEEGMMLQTDPTVLYAHGEHKERVFFKDLEIDDPYNTYKIQGLPPGPIANPGVISIEAALAPADTDDMYFLATSTGDVLFSKTLAEHNRKVDEHITNKK
- a CDS encoding IreB family regulatory phosphoprotein, which translates into the protein MSSFDKTMRFNFPEEPFEHDANEVLLQVYEALQEKGYNPINQIVGYLLSGDPAYIPRHRDARNIIRKLERDEIIEELVKSYLRNQREGK
- the ruvX gene encoding Holliday junction resolvase RuvX, with the translated sequence MRIMGLDVGSKTVGIALSDELGWTAQGLETLKINEEENVFGFDEIGKIIKEYEVGKVVVGLPKNMNGTIGPRGEASQFYARELEERFGVPAILWDERLTTVAAERVLLEADMSRKKRKKVIDKMAAVMILQGFLNSQN